Part of the Vibrio penaeicida genome is shown below.
AACCAATCACCATATAAATAAGAAGCTGAACAGAACCGAAGAGAGAAGTACCTATCACCATAAATACCGGGATTTTGGCTAGATGGCTGATGGTCATGAACATGGAGCTGGTGGCGATTATGTGGTCTTTTGATTTTAGTTCTTTTGTTAATACGGAAAGAGACAAAGGCCCTGTTGCCCCTACAATCAGACCTAATCCTGTTTGGACCATTCCAATCAGATAATAACTTTCGTATCGGCTAATAAACTTCGAAAATCGTTGGCTCCAAAGATTGAGTAGAATATAGAGCCCAATTCCAACCGGAACATACTCCATCGATATATTCGAGAGCAAATACCCAAACAGCAAAACGCCGACAAACGATCCAACTAGAAACTGAGGAAGTAACGCCCACTGCACATCTTTTAAAGAAAAGAGCATTCTTGAAGAGTTGCTCGCTAACTGAGTAATACCATGTATAGGGATGATCAGACTGGGTGGCAGAAACGTAGGCAATATGGCGATCAGTAACATCCCTCCCCCAAAACCAATGACACCCGCCACCAATGAGGTGACAAAAGACAAAAGACCTAGTGTGTATTCAATATCCATTTAATTACGTCTGCTCTGAACTTAGTTGCGTTTCAGAGCTGTTTGTTTCGAAATCGCTCGTTTTATTTCTCTTAGCCGTTACTTCAAGAATAATCTTCGCGACGAGCTCATCCACCTTGGTTGATTCATCGATAACGATACCATTTTGTTTATCAATAGACTGTAAAATCACGTTCCTAGCTCGTTTAGGAAACAGCCATATCAGCTTGAGCAAGCTCGGTAGAATAAGAATCTCTGGGCAGTTATCTGGTAGTTCTGGTCGGGATTTGAAAAGGTATGGAAGATTTCTTTTTATACAGCGAAGCAAACAAATATGGCGTGGAATATCTAGAAAAACAATAAAATCGGCATTTTCCCTAACTGCCTTAGAAACCCCTTCAATTATCCAGCTCTTGGGTTCAATCAACCCTTGTTCGCCGTGAGTTCTTTCTTCTTTTGAAGCAGGTATCCAACCCTCTTTCCAAACCACCCCGTCCAAGCTAGCGACGGGCAGGTCCAAAGCCTCACCTAACGCTTTTGCGAGTGTCGTTTTTCCTGAACCGGCATTACCCGTTATGTTGATTCTCATAATCCCTTACTTAAATAGAGTAGATGTAACTACCTAATGTTTAGAGCAATATTAACGAGGGATTATATCTGGATTGATATAAAAAATGGCAGCCGAAGCTGCCATTTTTGGGAACTGTAAGAACGTTTATTCCCAATCAAGTATAACCTTGCCAGACATGCCCGAACGCATAATGTCGAACCCTTTCTGGAAATCATCGATTTTGTACTGATGAGTGATAATCGGAGTTAAGTCTAATCCAGATTGGATCAAGCTTGCCATCTTGTACCATGTTTCGAACATTTCACGACCATAGATACCTTTAATCACCAAGCCTTTAAATATAACCTGGTTCCAATCGATAGCCATGTTCGATGGTGGAATGCCCAGAAGTGCAATACGACCACCGTGGTTCATGGTTTGAAGCATTGTGCTGAATGCCGCTTGTACACCAGACATTTCAAGCCCGACATCAAACCCTTCTGTCATGCCCAGTTCTTGCATCACGTCTTCAAGCTTTTCTTCAGCTACGTTTACCGCTCGTGTCACGCCCATTTTGCGAGCTAAGTCGAGACGATATTCGTTCACGTCTGTAATCACCACATGGCGAGCACCT
Proteins encoded:
- a CDS encoding P-loop NTPase family protein; this translates as MRINITGNAGSGKTTLAKALGEALDLPVASLDGVVWKEGWIPASKEERTHGEQGLIEPKSWIIEGVSKAVRENADFIVFLDIPRHICLLRCIKRNLPYLFKSRPELPDNCPEILILPSLLKLIWLFPKRARNVILQSIDKQNGIVIDESTKVDELVAKIILEVTAKRNKTSDFETNSSETQLSSEQT
- a CDS encoding sulfite exporter TauE/SafE family protein, which gives rise to MDIEYTLGLLSFVTSLVAGVIGFGGGMLLIAILPTFLPPSLIIPIHGITQLASNSSRMLFSLKDVQWALLPQFLVGSFVGVLLFGYLLSNISMEYVPVGIGLYILLNLWSQRFSKFISRYESYYLIGMVQTGLGLIVGATGPLSLSVLTKELKSKDHIIATSSMFMTISHLAKIPVFMVIGTSLFGSVQLLIYMVIGSILGSFVGTKLRMATKNEKLIMWIKILLTTMAIKMMVSALLSLSN